The genome window GGCATAAGTATTAAGTAACTCTTGTGCTTTTGCTTTTGCCTTTTCAAGACCAATGCAGATTTCATTGGCTATACCATTTGTGTCTGTCCGCATCAGGTATTCCTCCCGATCCCTTCCGGTAGGCGTGATAAAAAAATGAACATGGCAAAGCATTCCATCTGTTTTACCTTTCCATAAACAGTGTTCTTTGCCGATATATTCCCACGATATTATTTTTACCTGCATACTTTTATTTAATGATTAAACAATTTGTCGGAAGGCTCTGTAGATACCGAATCGTTTTAAATCAAGGTTGGTCGCCTCCCTCACCAGTCGGACTTTTCTCACCCAAATAATTTCAGGCAATTCAATTAGTGGTTCTTCCACATCTAATTCAACAACAAAAACACGATTGGTTTTCAGCATGAACTCTTTAGGATTTGATACCAACCAGGTTCCGATTCTACACCCGGAAATAAACCACTCCCCCTTTTTTGTTCCTTCAGGAAGTGGCCATTTTTTCATTTCATTGTCTAAATCTCTCCCCTCCGGGGAAAGAACTTTAAACCATATTTGACTTTTATTTTCTTGGTGCTTCATTATCAAAAACTTTATATTGTTAATCAGGAAGTTTTAAGAATCCTAAGTCTTTCCCTTTTTATTTTGTTCGTTTTGATCTTATCACGTTCAATGATTTTTAAAGCAGCAACATATATTCGCTCTTGAAATTGTGAGCGTATTTTCTCCCCATTAAGAAACCTATAAATCGTAGGGCGGGAGATTCCGGTTTTCTGATGAATCTCCATTATAGCGCTGGTTGGAAGCTCCCTTTTAATGATATTAACATCCTCCTGTGTAAACATTTTTTAAAGTTTTGTAAGAATTATTTTCTTTTTTGACTATTATTGTTGTATATTTGACCACTGATTATTACAAAAGTACGCAAATGTATGGTCAAATTGACCACATTTCAAAATAAAAAACACAAATTGACCACAAATAAAACGTAACTAACTATGAAACAATTAGTTAAAACCGAAAAAAAGGCTGAAGTCAAGACTTTAGTTTCTAAAAATTTTGTTGGGGCGATGGAAGAAATGACTTTGGAAGGTGTTGGAAAAAACGAACCATTACTAACAGAGAAAGTAAAGAAGGACAGAAGTAATTTTCACAAAATCGGTAAAGCTCCTGGCCGTTACGCTACTATTGATGCGATTTACGAGGCAGTTAATGGGCTTGGTTTAAATGCCAATTTTGTTTTTGTGGAAAATGGCCCGGCAAAAGAACCACTTTTGCGTGACGGAGTAGTGAACAATAACAACAATGTCTCAGGGAATAATAATAAAGTTTCAAATATCACTCCTGTGTTTCAAGGTACAGTTAATGGAAATATTTCTGTTGCAGAAAAGATAGTTCAAGGGATGCCTCCGAAGGAAAGAAAGGAGATGAAAAAGTACATGAGTAATGTGGAAAAAGAGATTCTCGATTTAAAAAAAACTATTGACTATTACAAAAAGCAACTTAGAGATAAAGAAAAGGAGCTTAAGGAAAAAGATAAAAGACTTATGGACACTCAGGAGAAGCTCATTAAGGTGGTAATGGAACAGCAGCAAAAATGATGGCATTTCCGATAATAATT of Bacteroidia bacterium contains these proteins:
- a CDS encoding AlpA family phage regulatory protein, translated to MFTQEDVNIIKRELPTSAIMEIHQKTGISRPTIYRFLNGEKIRSQFQERIYVAALKIIERDKIKTNKIKRERLRILKTS